The Streptomyces sp. NBC_00440 genome contains a region encoding:
- a CDS encoding DUF624 domain-containing protein codes for MDRTLSPSWPTLLRRLEFVAYPAAAGAAFAVLSLGVVTWLPALAAMAHALQRWRVDGDSRCFVHTFTAFPRYWRSLWRHGLVSTAAAGVLAANIVHLLGRSDPWTFVVLAAQVGIAAAAVIHHVALAAEAGRDPDGSAGAWTRNALALGFGSAGRGTALLGAVVSAALLSLVVPLGPLLLGPSIPVLLALSFGDSPSPIHTAFTRSKGPAC; via the coding sequence ATGGATCGGACCCTCTCACCAAGCTGGCCGACGCTGCTGCGCCGGCTGGAGTTCGTCGCGTACCCGGCGGCGGCCGGGGCGGCGTTCGCGGTGCTCTCGCTCGGTGTGGTGACCTGGCTGCCCGCGCTGGCCGCGATGGCACACGCACTCCAGCGGTGGCGGGTGGACGGCGACAGCCGGTGCTTCGTCCACACATTCACGGCGTTCCCCCGGTACTGGCGGTCCCTGTGGCGGCACGGGCTGGTGTCCACCGCTGCCGCCGGTGTGCTCGCCGCCAACATCGTTCATCTGCTGGGCCGTTCGGATCCCTGGACGTTCGTGGTGCTGGCCGCGCAGGTGGGTATCGCGGCCGCCGCGGTCATCCACCATGTGGCACTCGCCGCCGAGGCGGGCCGGGACCCGGACGGTTCGGCCGGCGCCTGGACCCGGAACGCGCTCGCGCTCGGCTTCGGCTCGGCGGGCCGTGGCACCGCGCTGCTCGGCGCGGTGGTCTCGGCGGCACTCCTCTCTCTCGTCGTACCGCTGGGACCGCTGCTGCTGGGCCCCAGCATTCCGGTACTGCTCGCCCTCTCCTTCGGCGACAGTCCGTCCCCGATCCACACCGCCTTCACCCGGAGTAAGGGGCCAGCGTGCTGA
- a CDS encoding extracellular solute-binding protein yields MELSRRSMLTAIGAGTAVALTGCGAGTTAAGSANGPAEGEITLLTPIYEGSDGKQLLEQKILGGFRKKYPHVKVNVDYTTYTQLNEKITTGLAGGLLADVLMMGVGWIPPFAAKKAIAPLPEKLATAHDYEKRVLEPSRYDGKLYALPVVLDTRIVVYRKDHFAAAGIRKTPANWAELRAVAKQLTKQGRIGFDPFSIELRQCWETFLYANGGSLFSADGKEPRFTDARGVGALQFFKDLIADGSVDYTKKTAEGSPSNVQTGKASMMMTSSALWKQLETQNPELIKDDKVGAFVLANRKPAMLQGGTLVTQSASSKQPAAARALVEYLATPASILGAAEQRGSVPGLSDLNNTGYVKQNKFVDISLRNMSAACSEGGTAAWMEIREKIKPTLEPAIVGGQSAKDAIAELGRLAEAAIGRM; encoded by the coding sequence ATGGAACTCAGCAGACGGTCGATGCTCACAGCCATCGGCGCGGGGACCGCCGTCGCCCTCACCGGTTGCGGCGCCGGCACCACAGCGGCGGGCTCGGCCAACGGTCCCGCCGAGGGCGAGATCACTCTCCTCACCCCGATCTACGAAGGCTCCGACGGCAAACAGCTGCTGGAGCAGAAGATCCTGGGCGGGTTCCGCAAGAAGTACCCGCACGTCAAGGTCAACGTGGACTACACCACGTACACCCAGCTCAACGAGAAGATCACCACCGGCCTCGCGGGCGGACTGCTGGCGGACGTCCTGATGATGGGCGTCGGCTGGATCCCACCGTTCGCCGCCAAGAAGGCGATCGCCCCGCTGCCCGAGAAGCTGGCCACCGCACACGACTACGAGAAGCGGGTGCTTGAGCCGTCCCGCTACGACGGGAAGCTGTACGCGCTGCCGGTCGTCCTCGACACCCGGATCGTCGTCTACCGCAAGGATCACTTCGCCGCGGCAGGCATCAGGAAGACACCCGCGAACTGGGCGGAACTGCGGGCGGTGGCCAAGCAGTTGACGAAGCAGGGCCGGATCGGCTTCGACCCGTTCTCCATCGAGCTGCGGCAGTGCTGGGAGACCTTCCTCTACGCCAACGGCGGCTCGCTGTTCAGCGCCGACGGCAAGGAGCCACGGTTCACCGACGCACGCGGGGTCGGGGCCCTCCAGTTCTTCAAGGACCTGATCGCCGACGGTTCGGTGGACTACACGAAGAAGACCGCCGAGGGCTCCCCGTCGAACGTCCAGACCGGCAAGGCGTCGATGATGATGACGAGCAGCGCCCTCTGGAAGCAGCTCGAAACGCAGAACCCCGAGCTCATCAAGGACGACAAGGTCGGCGCGTTCGTCCTCGCCAACCGGAAACCCGCGATGCTCCAGGGTGGCACCCTCGTCACCCAGTCGGCGAGCTCCAAGCAGCCCGCCGCGGCCCGTGCCCTGGTCGAGTACCTCGCCACGCCCGCGTCCATCCTCGGCGCCGCCGAACAGCGCGGCTCGGTCCCCGGACTCAGCGATCTCAACAACACCGGCTACGTCAAGCAGAACAAGTTCGTCGACATCTCCCTCCGGAACATGAGCGCCGCCTGCTCCGAGGGCGGCACCGCGGCCTGGATGGAGATCCGCGAAAAGATCAAGCCGACGCTGGAACCCGCCATCGTGGGCGGCCAGTCCGCGAAGGACGCCATCGCGGAACTCGGCCGGCTCGCCGAAGCCGCCATCGGCCGGATGTGA
- a CDS encoding heparinase II/III domain-containing protein, which translates to MAPLKRIARERGGWWHAYVCPAHGVELDHGDLLSGVFPDEGARCAHGCRVDDENVRGAWLVLSHQAWARRLRLLAHRGERAEAVARLTEYAQLYAELADRRHGEAQDWMLRGRLFHQALTDAIWAVNIGHAVSTLAERGTGDLAPLLPLLDALEQAALDARGVLTGQGLLASNYTAWLNAAGSAAGRASAAVRGQEWDGAKQWLEGEHGLYEHLRAAVADDGWEWEGSTYYHGFVLRAALLALRSADPAAVPADVLDVLAEMADVLAAVATPGGILPALHDGPYLRGPLALEWLELVALAQQLVPSTGLDAVADRARQELGDGDDGLDRELAGWFAGPALPQRPAPGAVTVFPATGYAVLRGAGIHAVLDFGPHGGSHGHRDKLSLYLYGDTTPWQPDPGQVPYAHAEFRDLYASSDAHPAFRADGAEQAECAGFLLGSDSSSVTAGVSGAYEEVRAVRRIALGSSYLVDLLTVDAESAHRFTAQLRPGTGLDVLVRATGPVRTTWHGDETLHGLHTHTAGVPVRPLTVPGPGPADDPQRVRTRVDFTAAAPHVTFASVYQAAGAGPAVTVVRLDGDVLTVGLADGSTALFRTED; encoded by the coding sequence ATGGCCCCGCTGAAGCGGATCGCCCGCGAGCGCGGCGGCTGGTGGCACGCGTACGTCTGCCCGGCCCACGGGGTGGAGCTCGACCACGGTGATCTGCTCAGCGGGGTGTTCCCCGACGAGGGCGCGCGCTGCGCGCACGGCTGCCGGGTGGACGACGAGAACGTACGCGGGGCCTGGCTGGTGCTCTCGCACCAGGCATGGGCCAGGCGGCTGCGGCTGCTCGCGCACCGGGGCGAGCGTGCCGAGGCCGTCGCCCGGCTGACCGAGTACGCGCAGCTCTACGCGGAGCTCGCGGACCGCCGGCACGGGGAGGCGCAGGACTGGATGCTGCGCGGCCGGCTCTTCCACCAGGCGCTCACCGACGCCATCTGGGCGGTGAACATCGGCCACGCGGTGAGCACGCTCGCCGAGCGCGGCACCGGTGACCTGGCCCCGCTGCTGCCGCTGCTGGACGCCCTGGAGCAGGCCGCTCTCGACGCCCGTGGGGTGCTGACCGGGCAGGGGCTCCTGGCGTCCAACTACACCGCCTGGCTGAACGCGGCGGGCTCGGCGGCCGGCCGCGCGTCGGCCGCGGTGCGCGGCCAGGAGTGGGACGGTGCGAAGCAGTGGCTGGAGGGCGAGCACGGCCTGTACGAGCATCTGCGGGCCGCGGTCGCCGACGACGGCTGGGAGTGGGAGGGCAGCACCTACTACCACGGCTTCGTGCTGCGGGCCGCGCTGCTCGCCCTGCGTTCGGCCGATCCGGCGGCAGTCCCGGCCGATGTCCTGGACGTACTGGCCGAAATGGCGGATGTGCTGGCGGCCGTCGCGACACCGGGCGGGATCCTGCCCGCCCTGCACGACGGTCCGTATCTGCGCGGCCCGCTCGCCCTGGAGTGGCTGGAACTGGTCGCGCTGGCACAGCAGTTGGTGCCGTCCACCGGGCTCGACGCGGTCGCGGACCGGGCCAGGCAGGAGCTGGGGGACGGCGACGACGGGCTCGACCGGGAGCTGGCCGGCTGGTTCGCGGGACCCGCTCTGCCACAGCGCCCGGCACCCGGCGCGGTCACCGTGTTCCCGGCGACCGGGTACGCGGTGCTGCGTGGGGCGGGGATCCACGCCGTACTGGACTTCGGCCCGCACGGAGGCTCGCACGGTCACCGCGACAAGTTGTCGCTCTATCTGTACGGCGACACCACGCCGTGGCAACCGGATCCGGGTCAAGTCCCCTACGCACACGCGGAGTTCCGGGATCTGTACGCGTCGTCCGACGCGCACCCGGCGTTCCGCGCGGACGGCGCGGAACAGGCCGAGTGCGCGGGATTCCTGCTCGGCTCGGACAGCTCATCGGTCACGGCCGGGGTGAGCGGGGCGTACGAAGAGGTGCGCGCGGTCCGGCGGATCGCCCTCGGCAGCAGCTATCTGGTGGACCTGCTGACGGTGGACGCCGAGAGCGCCCACCGGTTCACCGCGCAGCTGCGTCCCGGGACCGGACTGGACGTCCTGGTCCGGGCCACCGGCCCGGTGCGGACCACCTGGCACGGCGACGAGACGCTGCACGGCCTGCACACCCACACCGCGGGGGTCCCGGTACGCCCGCTGACCGTGCCGGGCCCGGGTCCTGCCGACGATCCGCAGCGCGTGCGCACCCGGGTCGACTTCACGGCCGCGGCGCCGCACGTCACCTTCGCGTCGGTGTATCAAGCGGCCGGCGCGGGCCCGGCCGTCACCGTCGTACGGCTGGACGGTGACGTGCTGACGGTCGGGCTGGCCGACGGCTCGACCGCGCTGTTCCGGACGGAGGACTGA
- a CDS encoding ABC transporter substrate-binding protein, producing MHVTRDAALHAALPEPVRSSGTVRVATDAPYAPFVMFVTDGEPALTGIDYDLGQAIGAKLGVRFAFTPQKFDGIVPAIQAGKFDVVMSAMTDSEARRRVLDFVDYSVSGSGILVTRGNPHRIARLDDLCGRKVGVEAAAHQLDVLKAHQSACAHIGRAPIAIQSFPKDSDAQLALRSGKVAADLLTEPAAGWTARTADGGHTFALVKDPAHGAGYDATPNGIGVTQRLPRLTGAIRKALRELIGDGTLRKICAKYGAASIAVKDATSNPAVS from the coding sequence GTGCATGTGACGCGCGACGCGGCACTGCACGCCGCTCTGCCCGAGCCGGTCAGGTCCTCCGGAACGGTCCGGGTCGCCACCGACGCGCCGTACGCGCCGTTCGTCATGTTCGTGACCGACGGCGAGCCCGCGCTCACCGGCATCGACTACGACCTCGGGCAGGCAATCGGCGCCAAACTCGGCGTGCGATTCGCCTTCACACCACAGAAGTTCGACGGCATCGTGCCCGCCATCCAGGCGGGCAAGTTCGATGTGGTGATGTCGGCGATGACCGACAGCGAGGCGCGCCGGCGGGTCCTCGACTTCGTGGACTACTCCGTTTCCGGCTCCGGGATTCTCGTCACCAGGGGAAACCCGCACAGGATCGCCCGCCTGGACGACCTCTGCGGCAGAAAGGTGGGTGTGGAGGCCGCGGCCCACCAACTGGACGTGCTCAAGGCGCATCAGTCCGCGTGTGCCCATATCGGCAGGGCCCCCATCGCGATCCAGAGCTTCCCCAAGGACTCCGACGCGCAACTCGCCCTGCGCTCCGGGAAGGTCGCCGCCGATCTGCTGACGGAACCCGCGGCCGGGTGGACGGCGCGGACCGCCGACGGGGGCCACACCTTCGCACTCGTCAAGGACCCGGCGCACGGCGCGGGTTACGACGCCACCCCCAACGGCATCGGCGTCACCCAACGGCTTCCCCGGCTGACCGGCGCGATCCGGAAGGCCCTGCGGGAACTGATCGGCGACGGCACACTCAGGAAGATCTGCGCGAAGTACGGTGCAGCCTCCATCGCCGTGAAGGACGCGACCAGCAACCCGGCGGTGTCCTGA
- a CDS encoding SDR family NAD(P)-dependent oxidoreductase — protein MSADLNGSRALVTGAGHGIGRAIAVALADAGADVAVHYRSSADEAAQTVSAVEALGRRAKAFHADVTVSRDVDRLVEEATGFLGGLDILVCNAGHLIGRAKISEMTDAHFEQVVSANLTSMFRTCRAALPYLARSSAGRIITMSSLAAHNGGGPGSVAYAAAKAGVRGFTKGLAKEVAADGITVNAVAPGFIKGTAFHGTFTAPAAQQAMEAGIPVGRAGTPEDVGAAVVHLASPASGFLTATTVDIDGGVWPR, from the coding sequence ATGTCTGCTGATCTCAACGGCTCCCGCGCACTGGTGACGGGAGCCGGCCACGGCATCGGCCGGGCCATCGCCGTCGCCCTGGCCGACGCGGGCGCCGATGTCGCCGTGCACTACCGCTCGTCCGCCGACGAGGCCGCGCAGACCGTCTCCGCGGTCGAGGCGCTGGGCCGCCGGGCCAAGGCGTTCCACGCCGACGTGACCGTCAGCCGGGACGTGGACCGGCTGGTGGAGGAGGCCACCGGGTTCCTCGGCGGCCTCGACATCCTGGTCTGCAACGCGGGCCATCTGATCGGCCGCGCGAAGATCTCCGAGATGACCGACGCCCACTTCGAACAGGTCGTATCCGCCAATCTCACGTCGATGTTCCGCACCTGCCGCGCCGCGCTGCCGTACCTCGCGCGGTCGTCCGCCGGCCGCATCATCACGATGTCGTCGCTCGCCGCGCACAACGGCGGCGGCCCCGGCTCGGTGGCGTACGCGGCGGCGAAGGCGGGCGTACGCGGCTTCACCAAGGGGCTGGCGAAGGAGGTCGCGGCGGACGGGATCACCGTGAACGCCGTCGCACCCGGCTTCATCAAGGGCACCGCCTTCCACGGCACGTTCACCGCACCCGCCGCGCAGCAGGCCATGGAGGCGGGCATCCCGGTCGGCCGGGCCGGTACCCCCGAGGACGTCGGTGCGGCCGTGGTGCATCTGGCGTCCCCCGCATCCGGCTTCCTCACCGCCACCACGGTGGACATCGACGGTGGCGTATGGCCCCGCTGA
- a CDS encoding LacI family DNA-binding transcriptional regulator, which yields MSQVTIHQVAEAAGVSASTVSNVLNGRTDRMQAATLARVEQAIEQLSYRPNRAARMLRTGRIKVIGLIVPSVANPFWGSLARELEAIALAEGYHVLLCNSERDPARELKYGEELLADGVSGVVLCSSLPTLDHVTPLLSRGLKMVAFDRTAQAGDPPSLASISVDNAMGAELATRHLIELGHRRLAFVSGSVHSVNRRERLRGFHAALEAAGLDPRDAVVWPGAVTTEFGDKDAAELGRNAARELLTGDRPPTAFVAINDMCAIGICRGAKDAGHRAGQDVSVVGFDDILLADLFEPPLTTVRQPLPEMAAETFQQLRACIESAPAAGRSLLIRPRLVVRESTAPVRSGRSGRVARREPVTGM from the coding sequence ATGAGCCAGGTAACGATCCATCAGGTCGCGGAGGCCGCGGGGGTCTCCGCAAGTACGGTCTCCAACGTCCTCAATGGGCGTACGGACCGGATGCAGGCGGCCACGCTCGCCCGGGTCGAGCAGGCGATCGAGCAGCTCAGCTACCGGCCCAACAGGGCGGCCCGGATGCTGCGCACCGGCCGGATCAAGGTCATCGGCCTCATCGTGCCGTCCGTGGCCAACCCCTTCTGGGGTTCGCTCGCCCGGGAGTTGGAGGCCATCGCGCTCGCCGAGGGCTACCACGTGCTGCTCTGCAACAGCGAGCGCGATCCGGCCCGCGAGCTGAAGTACGGCGAGGAACTGCTGGCCGACGGGGTGAGCGGGGTCGTCCTCTGCTCCTCGCTGCCCACGCTCGACCACGTCACCCCGCTGCTCAGCCGCGGGCTGAAGATGGTCGCCTTCGACCGCACCGCGCAGGCCGGCGACCCGCCGTCGCTGGCCAGCATCAGCGTGGACAACGCCATGGGTGCCGAGCTGGCCACCCGTCATCTGATCGAACTCGGCCACCGCAGGCTGGCGTTCGTCTCCGGTTCCGTGCACAGCGTCAACCGCCGGGAGCGGCTGCGCGGGTTCCACGCCGCGCTGGAGGCGGCAGGGCTCGACCCGCGGGACGCGGTGGTCTGGCCGGGCGCGGTCACCACGGAGTTCGGTGACAAGGACGCGGCCGAGCTGGGCCGGAACGCCGCGCGGGAGCTGCTGACCGGGGACCGGCCGCCCACCGCGTTCGTCGCCATCAACGACATGTGTGCGATCGGGATCTGCCGGGGCGCCAAGGACGCGGGGCACAGGGCGGGGCAGGACGTCTCGGTGGTCGGCTTCGACGACATTTTGCTCGCCGACCTCTTCGAACCGCCGCTGACCACCGTGCGCCAGCCGCTGCCGGAGATGGCGGCCGAGACCTTCCAGCAGCTGCGGGCCTGCATCGAATCCGCGCCCGCGGCCGGCCGGTCCCTGCTGATCCGGCCGCGCCTGGTGGTGCGGGAGTCCACCGCACCGGTACGCAGCGGACGGTCCGGCCGGGTGGCGCGACGTGAGCCCGTTACCGGGATGTAA
- a CDS encoding carbohydrate ABC transporter permease encodes MATAELRKQGPGRKQGPNRESSPGREPRPDRAPVAPGRVALHVTLAVVSLLMVVPFVWMVLTSLKTPVEIASTHTELLPQHWRFSNYAEALKAAPFATYARNSFVIAISHTLINVVVASMAGYSLARIRFRGSEVIFYLFVAALMIPTYTKVLPEFLIVRFMPLAGGNDLFGQGGSGWLDTWWALIVPGAVTPFAVFLFRQFYLDLPVELEEAARLDGLGEFRIYARIMTPQVKPALTTVALLTFEASWNNFLWPLLVTRSDNLRVIQVGLSVFKTENGTQWQYLMAGTTLATLPMVVLFLIGQRYFVQGFATAGLK; translated from the coding sequence GTGGCCACAGCTGAACTCCGCAAGCAGGGGCCCGGCCGCAAGCAGGGGCCCAACCGTGAGTCGAGCCCCGGCCGTGAGCCGAGGCCCGACCGCGCGCCGGTGGCCCCCGGCCGGGTGGCCCTCCATGTGACGCTGGCCGTGGTCTCCCTGCTGATGGTGGTGCCGTTCGTCTGGATGGTGCTCACCTCCCTGAAGACCCCGGTGGAGATCGCCTCGACCCACACCGAACTCCTGCCGCAGCACTGGCGGTTCAGCAACTACGCGGAGGCGCTGAAGGCCGCGCCGTTCGCCACGTACGCCCGGAACAGCTTCGTCATCGCCATCAGCCATACACTGATCAACGTGGTGGTGGCCTCGATGGCCGGGTACTCGCTGGCCCGCATCAGGTTCCGCGGAAGCGAGGTCATCTTCTACCTCTTCGTCGCCGCGCTGATGATCCCGACGTACACCAAGGTGCTGCCCGAGTTCCTGATCGTCCGCTTCATGCCACTGGCCGGCGGGAACGACCTCTTCGGCCAGGGCGGCAGCGGCTGGCTGGACACCTGGTGGGCGCTGATCGTGCCCGGCGCCGTCACCCCGTTCGCGGTCTTCCTCTTCCGCCAGTTCTATCTCGATCTGCCGGTCGAGCTGGAGGAGGCGGCCAGACTCGACGGGCTCGGCGAGTTCCGGATCTACGCCCGCATCATGACACCGCAGGTCAAGCCGGCGCTCACCACCGTCGCGCTGCTCACCTTCGAGGCTTCGTGGAACAACTTCCTCTGGCCGCTGCTGGTGACCCGCAGCGACAACCTGCGGGTGATCCAGGTGGGGCTCTCCGTCTTCAAGACCGAGAACGGCACCCAGTGGCAGTACCTGATGGCCGGCACCACCCTGGCCACTCTCCCCATGGTCGTCCTCTTCCTCATCGGCCAGCGCTATTTCGTGCAGGGCTTCGCAACCGCCGGTCTCAAGTGA
- a CDS encoding carbohydrate ABC transporter permease — MGAPSVLKARPARPPSPPGNTTPVRTRRTPAGPGRRRRRAGMLMVAPALLHASLWIGLPVLASVVLAFTKYDVLTAPRFVGLDNFREMLGDEVFRKSIANTVVYTFFTVPFGMVLGLLLALALHTGLKARGLFRTAVFLPQVTATVAIALVWLWIYNPGNGLFNTLLSFAGISGPAWLSSTSWAMPSVILVGIWQGIGMKMLIYLAALQTLPKELYEAASVDGASRTRQFFSITLPLLKPATFFVLITSMINAFQSFDQIYILTDGGPANSTTMMTYEIYKSAFREFRVGYACAQSLVLFVLLMGFTLVNRRIMGGTRGHS, encoded by the coding sequence GTGGGAGCACCATCCGTACTCAAGGCCCGGCCCGCCCGGCCGCCCTCCCCTCCCGGCAACACCACCCCCGTACGCACCCGTCGCACCCCGGCGGGCCCCGGCCGCAGACGCCGCCGCGCCGGAATGCTGATGGTGGCGCCCGCGCTGCTGCACGCCTCGCTCTGGATCGGTCTGCCGGTACTCGCCTCGGTGGTGCTGGCCTTCACCAAGTACGACGTGCTGACCGCGCCGCGCTTCGTGGGCCTGGACAACTTCCGGGAGATGCTGGGCGACGAGGTCTTCCGCAAGTCCATTGCCAACACGGTCGTCTACACCTTCTTCACCGTGCCGTTCGGCATGGTGCTGGGGCTGCTGCTGGCCCTGGCCCTGCACACCGGGCTCAAGGCGCGCGGTCTGTTCCGCACTGCGGTCTTCCTGCCGCAGGTGACGGCGACCGTCGCCATCGCCCTGGTCTGGCTGTGGATCTACAACCCGGGAAACGGCCTGTTCAACACGCTGCTCTCGTTCGCCGGGATCAGCGGCCCGGCCTGGCTGTCGTCGACGTCCTGGGCGATGCCCTCGGTCATCCTCGTTGGCATCTGGCAGGGCATCGGCATGAAGATGCTGATCTATCTGGCCGCGCTGCAGACCCTGCCGAAGGAGCTGTACGAGGCGGCTTCGGTGGACGGCGCCTCCAGGACGCGGCAGTTCTTCTCGATCACCCTGCCGCTGCTCAAACCCGCGACGTTCTTCGTCCTCATCACCTCGATGATCAACGCGTTCCAGTCCTTCGACCAGATCTACATCCTCACCGACGGCGGCCCCGCCAACAGCACCACGATGATGACGTACGAGATCTACAAGTCCGCCTTCCGGGAGTTCCGCGTCGGATACGCCTGCGCGCAGTCGCTGGTGCTCTTCGTCCTGCTGATGGGTTTCACCCTGGTCAACCGGCGGATCATGGGAGGCACCCGTGGCCACAGCTGA
- a CDS encoding polysaccharide lyase 8 family protein, giving the protein MLNRRDHSHHRDPGRRADAPPGATSRRTVLAGAAAVGAAAVLPVALGAGPARAATDGAAALRERWHTLLTGGPDLDQGDQRIAAAVERAGQAGATAAKGLDPTRTDGLFPDLTGTTLSNQVTTAFKRLATAATAWAVPGTPQYGDAALRDLLLAGVDWMLTNRYGAAHPRYDNDWDWEIGSALALNDASVLLHDALGADRLARITEAVRHYTPDPNLWRADRQIATGANRVWISTVVAVNAVLRDDGDDLVRVRDALSDVEGSGANSVLAFNDVSAAAESTGEGFYSDGSFLQHYKHPYNGGYGKELLNNLSRLLHLLAGTGWAVTDPDLDNVRRWVDEGFDPLIARGDVMASVCGREIARPSKQGHVSAQTVIEAVVRLIPGFPGETAERFTALVKQWIAEDTYRDFLGVTDLASLVAAQQVVASAVPARGRLVAHQQYPRMDKAAHHRPSFALGVSAYSTRIYNYESIQNENLHGWHLSDGMVLLYTDDLGHYSEDYWPTVDPARLPGTTVVAGRPADAAGQRTTSTADWAGGTALAGTTLGAYGMELRAYGSTLTGLKSWFCLDDVIVCTGSGITASAGRAETVVENRKLRDAKAALLVDGVPASTDTGWSAGLDEVRWLHLEGTGGYVFPAPAALRGLREERTATWREINTKYGTDTPVTRPYLTLWQDHGEAPDGAGYFWLQAPAASAERTRLWSQAPPVELTAATSAVHAVRRVADGLLAANFWTAGTAQELASDGPASVLVRPDGKTVAVALSDPTQLRASVTVTLAQRGLTVASADPGVSTAPVPDGIRITADTSGRHGATLGLTLKRS; this is encoded by the coding sequence GTGCTGAACCGCAGAGACCACTCACACCACAGAGATCCCGGGCGACGTGCCGACGCTCCGCCCGGAGCGACCAGCCGTCGTACCGTCCTGGCCGGAGCGGCGGCGGTCGGCGCGGCCGCGGTGCTGCCCGTCGCCCTGGGCGCGGGCCCGGCGCGGGCCGCGACGGACGGCGCCGCCGCGCTGCGGGAGCGCTGGCACACCCTGCTCACCGGCGGCCCCGACCTGGACCAGGGTGACCAGCGGATCGCGGCGGCCGTCGAACGGGCCGGGCAGGCGGGGGCCACCGCGGCGAAGGGGCTCGACCCCACCCGGACCGACGGTCTCTTCCCCGACCTGACCGGCACGACGCTCTCCAACCAGGTCACGACGGCGTTCAAGCGGCTCGCCACGGCCGCGACCGCCTGGGCGGTCCCCGGAACCCCGCAGTACGGCGACGCCGCGCTCCGCGATCTGCTGCTGGCCGGGGTCGACTGGATGCTGACGAACCGGTACGGAGCTGCCCACCCCCGGTACGACAACGACTGGGACTGGGAGATCGGCTCGGCGCTCGCCCTCAACGACGCGTCGGTGCTCCTGCACGACGCGCTCGGCGCCGACCGGCTGGCCCGGATCACCGAAGCGGTGCGGCACTACACCCCGGATCCGAACCTCTGGCGGGCCGACCGGCAGATCGCGACCGGCGCCAACCGGGTCTGGATCTCCACCGTGGTCGCCGTCAACGCCGTGCTGCGGGACGACGGCGACGACCTGGTGCGAGTACGCGACGCCCTGTCGGACGTCGAGGGTTCGGGCGCCAACAGCGTGCTCGCCTTCAATGACGTGAGCGCGGCGGCGGAGAGCACCGGTGAGGGCTTCTACTCCGACGGGTCGTTCCTCCAGCACTACAAGCACCCGTACAACGGCGGGTACGGCAAGGAGCTGCTCAACAATCTCTCCCGGCTCCTGCATCTGCTCGCCGGGACCGGCTGGGCCGTCACCGATCCCGACCTCGACAACGTCCGCCGCTGGGTCGACGAGGGGTTCGACCCGCTGATCGCGCGCGGCGACGTGATGGCCTCGGTATGCGGCCGCGAGATCGCCCGGCCCAGCAAGCAGGGCCATGTGTCGGCGCAGACGGTCATCGAGGCGGTGGTGCGGCTGATCCCCGGCTTCCCCGGCGAGACCGCCGAGCGTTTCACCGCGCTGGTCAAACAGTGGATCGCCGAGGACACCTACCGGGACTTCCTCGGCGTGACCGATCTGGCGTCACTGGTCGCGGCGCAGCAGGTCGTCGCGTCCGCCGTCCCGGCTCGCGGCCGGCTGGTCGCGCATCAGCAGTACCCGCGGATGGACAAGGCGGCGCACCACCGGCCGTCGTTCGCGCTCGGTGTCTCCGCGTACTCGACGCGGATCTACAACTACGAGTCGATCCAGAACGAGAACCTGCACGGCTGGCACCTCTCGGACGGGATGGTGCTGCTGTACACCGATGATCTCGGGCACTACAGCGAGGACTACTGGCCGACCGTCGACCCGGCACGGCTGCCCGGGACCACCGTCGTGGCCGGCCGTCCGGCGGACGCCGCCGGGCAGCGCACCACCAGTACGGCGGACTGGGCGGGCGGGACCGCGCTGGCGGGGACGACGCTGGGGGCGTACGGCATGGAGCTGCGGGCGTACGGCTCCACCCTGACCGGGCTCAAGAGCTGGTTCTGCCTGGATGACGTGATCGTCTGCACCGGTTCCGGGATCACCGCGTCCGCGGGCCGGGCCGAGACCGTCGTCGAGAACCGCAAGCTGCGCGACGCGAAGGCGGCGCTGCTGGTCGACGGGGTTCCGGCTTCCACGGACACCGGATGGTCGGCCGGGCTCGACGAGGTCCGCTGGCTGCATCTGGAAGGCACCGGCGGCTATGTCTTCCCGGCGCCCGCCGCGCTGCGCGGCCTGCGTGAGGAGCGCACGGCGACCTGGCGTGAGATCAACACCAAGTACGGCACGGACACTCCGGTGACGCGCCCCTATCTGACGCTGTGGCAGGACCACGGCGAGGCGCCGGACGGCGCCGGGTACTTCTGGCTCCAGGCCCCCGCCGCGTCGGCCGAACGCACCCGGCTCTGGTCGCAGGCCCCGCCCGTCGAGCTGACCGCGGCCACCTCCGCGGTCCACGCGGTGCGGCGCGTCGCGGACGGTCTGCTCGCGGCGAACTTCTGGACCGCGGGCACCGCGCAGGAGCTCGCGTCGGACGGGCCGGCGTCGGTGCTGGTGCGGCCGGACGGGAAGACGGTCGCCGTGGCGCTCTCCGACCCGACCCAGCTGCGGGCCTCGGTCACCGTCACGCTGGCGCAGCGCGGCCTCACCGTCGCGTCGGCCGACCCCGGGGTGAGCACGGCCCCCGTACCGGACGGCATCCGGATCACCGCCGACACCTCGGGCCGCCACGGCGCGACCCTCGGCCTCACCCTGAAGAGGAGCTAG